Proteins co-encoded in one Gracilimonas sp. genomic window:
- the xerD gene encoding site-specific tyrosine recombinase XerD, with the protein MAFKQELDLYLQFVKLEKGLTENSVVSYKNDLERYFRYLTSEKKINDLAGVTLSHIEDFLNFLVDEELLSASSLARNISSIRGFHEFAVVEGITKANPAELVELPKKASKLPEVLDRDEIDAILETPDLTTPAGIRDKAILETLYGTGMRVSELTGLEQDRLIFEIGFIRVIGKGNKERLVPVGEIAQDAISHYTEHVRPQFFNPEKAHKAKNKVFLSMRGSALSRMSIWNIVQKAAEKAEIKKNVYPHIFRHSFATHLLEGGADLRAVQEMLGHSSILTTEIYTHIDRSFLHQVHKEFHPRA; encoded by the coding sequence GTGGCCTTCAAGCAGGAACTGGATTTATATCTGCAGTTTGTGAAGCTTGAAAAAGGCCTGACCGAAAACTCCGTAGTCTCCTACAAAAACGACCTTGAGCGATATTTTCGATACCTCACTTCTGAGAAAAAAATCAATGACCTTGCCGGCGTAACCCTTTCTCATATAGAAGACTTTCTCAATTTTTTGGTGGATGAAGAATTACTATCAGCCAGCTCCCTGGCCCGGAATATTTCCAGCATTCGCGGGTTTCATGAATTTGCTGTGGTAGAAGGCATCACGAAAGCCAATCCGGCTGAACTGGTGGAGTTACCCAAAAAAGCATCCAAGCTTCCCGAAGTATTAGACCGGGATGAAATTGACGCCATCCTAGAAACGCCTGATTTGACCACCCCGGCCGGCATTCGCGACAAAGCCATCCTTGAAACTTTATACGGAACCGGAATGAGGGTGAGCGAACTAACCGGACTCGAGCAAGATCGCCTGATCTTCGAAATAGGGTTTATTCGTGTGATTGGAAAAGGAAACAAGGAGCGGCTTGTTCCGGTGGGAGAAATTGCCCAGGATGCCATATCGCACTACACCGAGCATGTGCGCCCACAGTTCTTTAATCCGGAGAAGGCTCACAAAGCCAAGAATAAAGTATTTCTCAGTATGCGGGGAAGCGCACTATCGCGCATGAGTATTTGGAATATTGTGCAAAAAGCAGCGGAGAAAGCCGAAATCAAGAAAAACGTGTATCCGCATATTTTCCGCCATTCCTTTGCCACTCACCTTCTGGAGGGTGGTGCTGATCTAAGGGCCGTGCAGGAAATGCTGGGACACTCCTCTATCCTGACTACTGAAATCTATACCCACATAGACCGATCATTTCTACACCAGGTTCACAAGGAATTTCACCCGCGCGCTTGA